The stretch of DNA GTCCTGGGGGTCATCGGGATCGGCCGCATCGGCACCAATGTGGCCCGAAAGGCCATCGGCCTGGGCATGCGAATCATCGCTTTCGATCCTTACGTGGACCCGGCCAAGAACAAGGGGCATGAGTTCGAGATCGTGACCCTGGACGACATCATCAAGCGTTCGGATTTCATCACCGTTCATACGCCGCTCACCAAGGAAACCAAAGGGTTGATCGGAGCCAAGCAGATTGAGGCCATGAAGGATGGTGTCCGGCTGATCAACTGCGCCCGGGGCGGCATCATCGATGAAACGGCCCTTTATGAGGCCCTGAAAAGCGGCAAGGTGGCCGGGGCCGCTTTGGACGTTTTTGAAAAAGAACCTCCCTTCGACAGTCCGCTGCTGACCTTGGACAATGTGGTCTGTGTGCCCCATTTGGGCGCCGCGACCCAGGAGGCCCAGGTCAACGTCGCGGTGGTCGTGGCCGAACAGATCGTGGAGGCCTTGAAGGGAGGTCGGGTCAAGGCCGCGGTGAACATGCCCTCCCTGGACCCCAAGGTCCTGGAAGAACTCAAACCCTACCTGAGCCTGGTGGAAAAGATCGGTACTTTCCAAGCCCAATTGGCCGAATCCTTCATCAAGGAGATCAAGGTGGAATATAGCGGGGAAGTGTCGAAGTTCGACACCCGCCCCCTTACCTTGAGCCTGGTCAAGGGGATCCTCCAACGGGGCATGAGCGAATCGGTCAACTACGTGAACGCCCTTTTCATCGCCAAAGAACGGGGTTATGAGATCGCCGAGACCGTCAACACGGGGGTCCAGGATTACTCATCCCTCATCCGGGTCACGGTCAAGAACGAGAAGGGGACCCATAGCATTGCCGGGACCGTGTTCGGCAAGAAGGAGTTCCGGATCGTCAGTCTTGATGGAAACACCACCGATTTCACACCGGAAGGGAACATGATCTGGATGGTCCATGACGATCGTCCTGGCATTGTGGGTCGCCTAGGGACGATCCTGGGCAGCAACAATGTGAACATCGCGGGGCTTTATGTCGGGCGCCAGGCGGTGGGCGGGACCGCCATCGCCATGGTCAATGTGGACAATGAAGTTCCCGAGCATGTCATGGCGGAATTGCGGGGCATCTCCCACATTAAGGACCTGAAATTCGTTCGTTTTTGAACCACGTATGTTCTCTTAATGGGTGACACTAAACGCTATATCCGGAAAAGCGTTTGGTGTCACACGATGATGCAAACATCCGTGGACCCTTTCCTTGACAGCCCCATAGGCGAAGGATAAGTTAGTGCCCATGAAATACCGTTCCTTCCTGGTCTTGGTTTCTTTCGCTTTGGCCGGATTCCTTCAAGCGGCTCCGAGTTTTTGGGATGTTCCTAATGCTACTCCGACCCCGATCCCGACCCCCGAGATCCAAAATTGGGGTCAGATCACCGAATACAATACGCCCCAACCCACGCCGACCCCCGTGATGGCGCCCCAAGTCGAAGCTCCCACCCCGACACCCACCCCTTTGCCCGGGCTTTCGCCGAAAGACCCGACCGTGGCGGCCTTGTTCTCGGTGGTGCTCCCTGGATCAGGGCATGTTTACGCCGGGGACCCGCTCAAAGGGATCGCCTTCGCGGCCCTTTTTGGGGTGGGTCTATGGCAGACATTGGATAACCTTCAATTGGTCCACAATGGTTCCGGGGATCTGGTGGCCAAGGACGAGACCGCCGGCAACCTTTTTGGCCTCGCTACTTTAGCGGCCTATGGATTTGGCATCCAAGATGCCATGAATACCGCTTCCGATTACAACAAGCAGAACCATTTGACGGTCTCCCTGGGTCTTGAACCTTATCCGAACGCTGTTTTGGCTTACCGCTTCTAGGGCGGACGGAGCGATCGTGGCGGTTTTGAGGAACTTGTTCCTGTTCATCGTCCTGGTCCTTTTCATTCCGCGCCAGTCTTTCGCTCTCCAATTGGACCCTTATCCCGTTCTTGACTTCACGCGCGATCCTTTTTCGATCGCCTTGTTCCGCGAGGAGCGCCCAAGCTTCTATTGGGTCAACATCGGTGTTCCCGACTTGTTCTTTAACGGTGTGAAACAAACCGGTGGTTCCCCGGGGCCTGTCAGCTACTCCATACAAAGCATCCAATACGGGGTCCGGGTCCAGGGGTGGGCCGACGAGCGTCTCCAAGGTCGTTTGACCATCCCGTTCGAGGCGAACGCCTTGGTGGATGCGGTGGGAAATACCCAGAACTTGGCCAAGCTGGGGGACGTCGAGGTCGGGGCGAGCTACTTGCTGATAGGGCAGAGGGTGAGTGGAGGTTTTTTCGGTTTGGATGGCTGGGTAAGGCTGCCGACCGGGACGAATCCGTTCGCGATGGCTTTCCCGCTCCTATCCACCGGTAAAGGAGCCGGTTCGGCGGCTTTCGGTCTGGTGGCCGGGGAAGAACTCGATGGATTTTCCTTTTTTCAAAGTATACACTATGAAAAATCGGAAGATTTGATGTTGGATCCATCCAACCCCCTTTTTGGAGGGGGTGTTTTCCATTGGCCGGACAACCTTTTCGCCGAATTCCGTGGTGAGTGGGCCGTCTTTCACCGGGCCCAAAGAGCCGTAAGTCTTTACTATCAACTCCAGATGAGGGCCAGTGGGGAGATGCTTTTCGACCGATCCCCGGTCCCTTATGGTTTGACGGGGCAAAGCGGGATCACGGATTGGCTTTTTTTCTCGAAGGCGGGTTTAGTGATCAAGGTCGACAAGGATTTTTCGGCGGATGGAAGCCTGGCTTTTTTCCCTGAGGAATTCTTGACCCCGGTTTATCGACCGGATGCGGGATGGGTCTTTTCGCTTTCCATTGCTTTCAGGCCCTTATAATGATCCGGTCTATTCGGAGGGAAACGAATGCCTGAAGCCAACATGTATGTTGAAAAAAGGGTCCACCCCCGTGTTTCGGTCAAGATCCCGGTGAAGTTCAGGGTCATCGAGGACCAAAAAGAGATCGAGACCGTCTTTGAACGCCGTAAAAAGGAACAGACCACCCAGACCATGGACGTGAGCCTGGGGGGTCTTTACATCGTCGCGGACCAACTTCTGAACGTGGGCAGCATCCTCCGTCTTGATATTTCGGTGCCCGAAAAGAGCAGGCTTGTCTCCGCTTTTGCGGAAGTGGTTTGGTCGAACGAGACGGGTGGAGGTCTTCACTTCTTGGCCATGAAGGAAGAAGATGTCGAGTTCCTGAAGGGGTACTTGGCCAAGTCCACCGGACCATAATCTCTTCATGAAGATAGAACCCACATCCATCTTTTTCGATACTTGGTTCTTATTCCCTATCGTGGGCGGATTTTTAGGGTTTTTCCTTCCGTTGGGGCCCCTGGCAGGGGTTCCGGTGGGAGCCCTTCTATCTTGGACCCTCGGATATATCCACCACCGCCGCTTGTCCGCCCGGCGGTCCCGCGACCTTCGGAAACTTGCCGATCATCCCAATTGCCCCGAGGAATTGCGTTCGGCCCTCAGCCAGGGAAACCTCCCCGAGGAGCCGTCCCTCTGGTTTGTTCGATCCCTCCTGGAACGCGGGACCCCGATCGCCTCCGTTGCCCCCGATCCCTTGGCCATTGTGCCTTCCGCGCTCCGTCGTCCGGTCGCCGAGGAGGAATGGCGTTCGTTCTTCCAGGAATTGGATGAACTGAACAGATCGGTCCACAATTTCCGGGAAGTGACCCGGGATTGGGCCTCTGGCATTGAAAAGGCCGGGAGGATCAACCGCTCGGTCCTTCAACTCAATGAACTGATCGTCAACGACAGCAAAAAGGTAGCCCAGGACACGGACGAGGCGGCTCGCTCGGCCACGGAGGGGATCAAGTCGGTGGGGAAGGAGATCAAGGCCATGACGGACTTGAAGGCCACCATCGGTTCCTCCGCCGAGGTCATCCAGCAATTGAGCCTGGCATCGGACCAGATCGGCGATTTCCTGGCGACCATAACCACCATTGCCCGAAAGACCAATCTCCTCGCCTTGAATGCGGGTATCGAAGCGGCCCGAGCTGGGGAGCATGGGCAGGGATTCGCGGTCGTGGCTGCGGAGATCAAGACCCTCGCGGAAGCTTCGGCCAAAGCGGCGGGAGATGTCAAGCACCTGGTGGATGACATTCGTTCCAAGACCTCCAGCGCCATTTCGCTCATCAGCACGACCGGGAAGATCGAGGAGAACGTCAATGTGGTCTATAGCGCGGGGGACGTCTTCATGAACATCGTCAAGTCCATCCGCAAGGCAGGAGGTCTTTTGGGGGAGATATCCCAGGCCCTGGAGGATCAGCGGAACGACAACGAGCTCCTTTTGCAATTGATCAACCGGATCTACCTTTCGGGTGACCAAGTCCGGGACCGATTCGTGGTGGTGGAGGATGGCTTGGCCCAACTCCAAAAGGTCTCCCAGCAGCTAAGGTCCGCGGTCGATCAGGGAAAGGGCTGAAACCTTCCGGTTTGGAAGGGTCAACCTGGGCAGAGCGCCAAAAAAATTGACAGGTTTTGAGACCGGGGGGTAAAGTATCCCCTCGCAGGATTGGATTTTTTCGGTTCCGAAATCGATTCCGGGGAACAAAAAAGAGCTCGAGGTCTTTTCATGATCGTCTGCCCTGCCTGCCATGCTGAAAATCCGGATGGCACGAAGATATGCGTTAAGTGCGGCACCGAACTGCCCAAGGTGGCGGCCGCCAAAGCCAAGGCCGAATCGGAACCCCAGGAAGGGGGCTATCAAGCTCGGGACCTGGGCCGCGATCTGGTGGAGCTCCTATGGCTCTTCCTGATCATCCTTTTGGTTTGCGGCGGTTTTTGGGGTGAATTGACGCATTGGACGGGGCATTTGACCGAGCGGCAAGAGGCCAAGATGGTGGCCCCGGAAGAACCTGTGAAACCGGCGCATCATGCCCGGGGGAAAGCCCCCAAGAAACCCATGGTAAGCGAAAGACCGGTCGAACTAGGTTCGCCGGAAGGTTTCTATAAAAAAGGACAGCAACAGTATGATGCCCATCATTACCAGGCCTCCTTCGACTACTTGAAGAAGGCTTTAGAGATCGATCCTACCTACGCTAAGGCCTATTTCGCCCTGGGGTATCTCTATTCCCGCTTTGACATGGATGACCCGGCGGTCCGGATGTACAAGATGTCCCTGCGTTTCGATCCAAACAATGCCCAGGTCATGAACAATCTCGGGATGCATCTGAAAAGAGAGGGGAATTACGAAGAGGCAATGCCGCTGTTCCAAAAGGCCGTCGAGGCCGATGGCCAGAACGCGGATTATCTTTACGACCTCGGCGACGCGTATTTGGACCAGAGCCAATATCCGGAAGCGCTTGAGCACCTGAAACGAGCTTCGGAATTAAAACCCGAGGACGCCGCCATCTACGACGATATCGCCATTTCTTATGAGAAGATGGGGAAGAGGGAGGAGGCCTTGGAGGCTTGGCAGAAAGTAGCCCAGTACTCGAAGAGCCCCGACCTCACCCAGAACGCCCAGACCCACATTCAATTCCTCCAAACCAAGGCCGATTGAGGCGATTCAGCCCCGGGGCTGGTCCTTGATCTTGCCGTAAAGCTTGAAAAGTTCCTTGAAGGCCCGAAGGATCACCGAAAGTTTGGCCCCTGTTTGGGTGCCCGCCGTGCGGGGATAGTGGGTCACCCCCACTTCTACGAAACGGAACCCCGCCCGGTTGGCCCGGGCCAGAAGTTCGGTCGAGACCATCGCCCCACCGGCCGACAGTTTTACCTTGTTCACCACTTCGCGCTTGATGAGCTTAAAGGCGCAATCCACGTCCCTCACTTTGAACCCGAACAAGAATTTCACCAGTGAACCCCACATGAAAGCGTTCAATTTACGGTGCCATGGGTCCCGGCGGTTCTTGCGGTAGCCCAGGATCAGGTCCCCTTCATCCAGCTTCTCGATCAGAAGTGTCAATTCCCTCAAGTCGAATTGCAGGTCGCCGTCGGTGAAAAAGACCAGATCGCCCTTACTGGCGTTGTAGCCGGAGATGACGGCGCCCCCATAACCCTGGTTCTTTTCGTGATTTACGGGATGGACGTTGGGGTCGGCCTTGGCGAGGCGCTCGATGATCTCCCAGGTCCTATCCTTGCTCCCGTCGTTCACGGGAATGATCTCCCATCTTTCGGCCAATTCAGGGAGGACTTGTTGGGCCGTGTTCACCATCCGTTCGACATTGGCTTCCTCGTTGTAACAGGGGAAAAAGACCGAGAGGTAGGAAACCTTGGGCATGACCGCTCCTTCAAGCATGAGTTGGGAAAGCTTGGAACGCTGGAAATACCAGTGACGCCTGCATTATTGAGTGACCCCGAACGCTTTTCAAGTTCAGCGTTCGGGGGCCACTTGAAAAGGCGAGCATCCATGGAACGAGAACGGAAGGGGAGCGACTTTTTAGGCGCGTGGGCGAGCCTATTCGTGGAAAGCGGGGATCTCGACGCTGGGATCCACCAACCGGGCGGCCTTGTTCCCGACATCCACCGCGAAATTGGTTCCGCGGTCCTCGGGGTAGACCAAGGCCATATTGGCCAAGGTGAGCCCTTGGATGGGGGTTTCGTAGGTTGGTTTTACGTCGCTGTAGTGGAGGGGGACGACCGGTTGGGCGAAAAGGTCCTGGAATAGGAAGGCCTCTTCCAGCCAACTCTCGTCGAATTCGGCATTGATCTTCTTGAGGTGGGGAAGGAGTTCCTGCAGGATCTCCTCCTTCTTCATTTTGAAATAGCGGTGGTCCTGGGGAAGATAATTGCCCACGTACATGATGTGTTTGCCCTGGTACCATTCCCTAGGCGCGAAATTGGTGTGTTCGATGAGGGCCAGGATGGGGATATCGGCGTCAGCGATGTTGATCCAATAAAGGTCGCTGAACTTCCGTTTCAAGACCAAGACCAAGCATTGGGCTCCCAGGAAGTCCAATTGGGTCAGGCGTTTGACGTAATCGGCCGGAAGTTCCGGACAGGTCCGCAAGAAAATGGGGGTCGCGGCCGCAAAGATGACCTGGTCGAAATCCTTGATTTTCCCGGACACCTCCAATCCTTTGATCTTGCTGTCCTGGGTCAGAACCCTTTGGATAGGAGCGCTGAGGTTCAATTGGACCCCGGCTTCCTTGGCGGCCTTAGCTAGACCGTCATGGAACACCTCGAACCCTCCTTGGAAATAGCCGAGCTTTTCCTGGGACCCTTTCCGGGAGGAAGCGCGGGTGTGGATACGGGCCCAAAGCCAGGCCATGGCCACCTTATCGGCGTATTTCCCGAACTTGCCCCGTAATAAAGGCTCCCAGATCACCCGCCAAATGTTCGGGCCCGAGTATTTCCTCATCCAGTCGGAAGCCGTGACAGCCTCGTACTTTTTCCAATCGTTCACCTTTCCCAAGTAGAGGGCCTGGACCCCGAACCAGATCCTTTCCCAGAAAGGCAAAGGGGTGAAAGCCAGCAATTGCTGGGGGGTACCGAAAGGGTAGAGCTTGCCTTTATAGGTGAAGCCCATTTGGCTGGTCAGCCAATGGAGGCTGTCCCGGAGACCCAATTCGTCGACCAGGCCCCGGATGCAGGTATCGCTGGTGAAGATGTGATGGTAGTACTTTTCCAGGGAGGTCCCGGCCACCTTGAACCCCGCCGCCAACCCGCCCACGTGGTCGGCCGCCTCGAAGACCTCGACCTGGTGGCCTTTCTTGGCCAAACGATAGGCCGCAGTCAGCCCTGAGACCCCGGCGCCGACGATCCCGATCCTCATTTTGAAACCTTTCTTTTCTTCGGTCTTAAGGTCTTCTTGGTCCTGGGCGCAGGTTTATCGTCCTTCTCGATCGCGTTCAGCTGGATATGTTCGTGCCGGTAGAAATAAAAACCCAGGAGGGTAATGGGGATCAGGACCAGGAAATGGACCAAGAACATATAACCCACCGCGGTCTCTTTCTGGACCCCGAAAGGCAACAGGAGGGCCACTCCAATGAACTCGAAAAGCCCGATCCCGCCGGGTGCGTTCGGGATCAAGATCCCCAGGTTCACGATGGCCATCAACAAGGCCGAGGACCAAAGGGTCAAGGGGCTGGGGGCAATGCCCATGCCGACCCCGAAGAAATAGTACGAGGTGAATTCACAGGCCCAGGCGACCAGAGAAAAAGTCAGCACCAAAATGGATTCCTTGGCGCTCTTGAGGATCGTCAGTCCATCGATAAAGGTATGGGCCAGCTTTTCCATGGGTTCGTGGAACTTGGAAGGGGCAAGTGAGATGAAGAAACCGATGACCTTGATGGCCAGTTCTTTGAAGAGGAGCAGGCCGAAAAGGATCAAAAAGGCGGAACCGAAGACCCAGGGGGACCAATCGATGG from bacterium encodes:
- a CDS encoding methyl-accepting chemotaxis protein codes for the protein MKIEPTSIFFDTWFLFPIVGGFLGFFLPLGPLAGVPVGALLSWTLGYIHHRRLSARRSRDLRKLADHPNCPEELRSALSQGNLPEEPSLWFVRSLLERGTPIASVAPDPLAIVPSALRRPVAEEEWRSFFQELDELNRSVHNFREVTRDWASGIEKAGRINRSVLQLNELIVNDSKKVAQDTDEAARSATEGIKSVGKEIKAMTDLKATIGSSAEVIQQLSLASDQIGDFLATITTIARKTNLLALNAGIEAARAGEHGQGFAVVAAEIKTLAEASAKAAGDVKHLVDDIRSKTSSAISLISTTGKIEENVNVVYSAGDVFMNIVKSIRKAGGLLGEISQALEDQRNDNELLLQLINRIYLSGDQVRDRFVVVEDGLAQLQKVSQQLRSAVDQGKG
- a CDS encoding NAD(P)/FAD-dependent oxidoreductase, whose product is MRIGIVGAGVSGLTAAYRLAKKGHQVEVFEAADHVGGLAAGFKVAGTSLEKYYHHIFTSDTCIRGLVDELGLRDSLHWLTSQMGFTYKGKLYPFGTPQQLLAFTPLPFWERIWFGVQALYLGKVNDWKKYEAVTASDWMRKYSGPNIWRVIWEPLLRGKFGKYADKVAMAWLWARIHTRASSRKGSQEKLGYFQGGFEVFHDGLAKAAKEAGVQLNLSAPIQRVLTQDSKIKGLEVSGKIKDFDQVIFAAATPIFLRTCPELPADYVKRLTQLDFLGAQCLVLVLKRKFSDLYWINIADADIPILALIEHTNFAPREWYQGKHIMYVGNYLPQDHRYFKMKKEEILQELLPHLKKINAEFDESWLEEAFLFQDLFAQPVVPLHYSDVKPTYETPIQGLTLANMALVYPEDRGTNFAVDVGNKAARLVDPSVEIPAFHE
- the serA gene encoding phosphoglycerate dehydrogenase, with product MFKILITDKLSELGMEVFHKEKEMKTEEHIGKTPEDLKKILPEFDAWVIRSGTTVTADMIQAATKMKIIGRAGVGVDNVDLEAATKRGIIVMNTPDGNTISTSEHTIAMLMAMARRIPQAQQSLKEKKWERSKFIGTELNEKVLGVIGIGRIGTNVARKAIGLGMRIIAFDPYVDPAKNKGHEFEIVTLDDIIKRSDFITVHTPLTKETKGLIGAKQIEAMKDGVRLINCARGGIIDETALYEALKSGKVAGAALDVFEKEPPFDSPLLTLDNVVCVPHLGAATQEAQVNVAVVVAEQIVEALKGGRVKAAVNMPSLDPKVLEELKPYLSLVEKIGTFQAQLAESFIKEIKVEYSGEVSKFDTRPLTLSLVKGILQRGMSESVNYVNALFIAKERGYEIAETVNTGVQDYSSLIRVTVKNEKGTHSIAGTVFGKKEFRIVSLDGNTTDFTPEGNMIWMVHDDRPGIVGRLGTILGSNNVNIAGLYVGRQAVGGTAIAMVNVDNEVPEHVMAELRGISHIKDLKFVRF
- a CDS encoding tetratricopeptide repeat protein — protein: MIVCPACHAENPDGTKICVKCGTELPKVAAAKAKAESEPQEGGYQARDLGRDLVELLWLFLIILLVCGGFWGELTHWTGHLTERQEAKMVAPEEPVKPAHHARGKAPKKPMVSERPVELGSPEGFYKKGQQQYDAHHYQASFDYLKKALEIDPTYAKAYFALGYLYSRFDMDDPAVRMYKMSLRFDPNNAQVMNNLGMHLKREGNYEEAMPLFQKAVEADGQNADYLYDLGDAYLDQSQYPEALEHLKRASELKPEDAAIYDDIAISYEKMGKREEALEAWQKVAQYSKSPDLTQNAQTHIQFLQTKAD
- a CDS encoding lysylphosphatidylglycerol synthase transmembrane domain-containing protein, whose amino-acid sequence is MLKQKRTWIGLAFILFTFYFLFRNIDKDKFLAALAHFQLIWLVPALSIYMFGYVIRGFRWVVLLSPIKKCKFTSLFPTLIVGFMANNVLPARAGEFIRAHLNGTKEGISRSASFATIILERLFDGLTMIILLWASLSLGHLPIQESTMPASIQHAIDWSPWVFGSAFLILFGLLLFKELAIKVIGFFISLAPSKFHEPMEKLAHTFIDGLTILKSAKESILVLTFSLVAWACEFTSYYFFGVGMGIAPSPLTLWSSALLMAIVNLGILIPNAPGGIGLFEFIGVALLLPFGVQKETAVGYMFLVHFLVLIPITLLGFYFYRHEHIQLNAIEKDDKPAPRTKKTLRPKKRKVSK
- a CDS encoding PilZ domain-containing protein; this translates as MPEANMYVEKRVHPRVSVKIPVKFRVIEDQKEIETVFERRKKEQTTQTMDVSLGGLYIVADQLLNVGSILRLDISVPEKSRLVSAFAEVVWSNETGGGLHFLAMKEEDVEFLKGYLAKSTGP
- a CDS encoding glycosyltransferase family 2 protein — translated: MPKVSYLSVFFPCYNEEANVERMVNTAQQVLPELAERWEIIPVNDGSKDRTWEIIERLAKADPNVHPVNHEKNQGYGGAVISGYNASKGDLVFFTDGDLQFDLRELTLLIEKLDEGDLILGYRKNRRDPWHRKLNAFMWGSLVKFLFGFKVRDVDCAFKLIKREVVNKVKLSAGGAMVSTELLARANRAGFRFVEVGVTHYPRTAGTQTGAKLSVILRAFKELFKLYGKIKDQPRG